One genomic window of Halococcus salifodinae DSM 8989 includes the following:
- a CDS encoding PINc/VapC family ATPase — protein MTVVPDTSAVIDGRVSERVESGSFEGETVAIPEAVVVELESQANDGRESGWDGLEELQHLAELADEGTIDVEYVGRRPGDGERHASDEGAVDALIRDLAAEEEATLLTSDKVQSEVARAKGLDVEYVDPEIRGDAPEHLAIEDFFDDETMSVHLKTGVAPMAKRGAVGEMRFETIGDDLLTEDDLQEWIAEIETATRASSDGFTELDRNGMTIVQFGNYRIAIAQPPFADGLEITAVRPIVETELDDYDYADDLRERLLDHQRGVLIAGAPGAGKSTLAGAVAGFLADSAFSVKTMEKPRDLQVGPEITQYTELDGRMENTADSLLMVRPDYTIYDEVRKTEDFSVFGDMRLAGVGMIGVVHATRAIDALGRLVGRVELGMIPQVVDTVVYVEAGEIDTVYDVRTEVKVPEGLTEEDLARPVIQVRDFETQRPEYEIYSFNRQVVTVPVGDADEEDSGVDRIAKQEIEREIRSVAHGNCEVDLKSANTAVVYVEEADISTVIGKGGGRITDIENRLGISIDVRTFDERPGGRGRSGNANSGGGGSHGGSGGGGASGAGDIVTPEITSRHVVIPMDGYAGETVEIQADGEYLFTATVSRGGEVQVSRGSAIAEELENAIDRGRQVTVAPS, from the coding sequence ATGACTGTCGTACCGGACACGAGCGCGGTTATCGACGGACGCGTGTCCGAACGAGTGGAGAGCGGTTCGTTCGAGGGGGAGACCGTTGCGATCCCCGAGGCGGTCGTCGTGGAACTCGAATCTCAGGCCAACGACGGCCGCGAGTCGGGCTGGGACGGGCTCGAAGAGCTCCAGCACCTCGCCGAACTCGCTGACGAAGGGACCATCGATGTGGAGTACGTCGGCCGGCGGCCGGGCGACGGCGAGCGCCACGCTTCCGACGAGGGGGCCGTCGACGCGTTGATCCGCGATCTCGCTGCGGAGGAGGAGGCCACGCTACTCACGAGCGACAAAGTCCAGAGTGAGGTCGCCCGCGCGAAAGGACTCGACGTCGAGTACGTCGATCCCGAGATCCGGGGAGACGCGCCCGAGCACCTCGCGATCGAGGACTTTTTCGACGACGAGACGATGAGCGTCCACCTCAAGACCGGGGTCGCACCGATGGCGAAGCGCGGTGCGGTCGGCGAGATGCGCTTCGAGACGATCGGCGACGACCTGCTCACGGAGGACGATCTCCAGGAGTGGATCGCGGAGATCGAGACCGCCACGCGGGCGTCGAGCGACGGGTTCACCGAACTCGATCGGAACGGGATGACGATCGTCCAGTTCGGCAACTACCGGATCGCGATCGCCCAGCCACCGTTCGCCGACGGGCTGGAGATCACCGCCGTGCGGCCGATCGTCGAAACCGAACTCGACGACTACGACTACGCCGACGACCTCCGTGAGCGACTGCTCGATCATCAGCGCGGCGTCCTGATTGCGGGCGCTCCCGGGGCCGGGAAGTCGACGCTCGCTGGTGCGGTCGCGGGCTTTCTGGCCGATTCGGCGTTCTCGGTCAAAACGATGGAGAAGCCCCGCGATCTCCAGGTCGGTCCCGAGATCACCCAGTACACCGAACTCGACGGCCGGATGGAGAACACCGCGGACTCGCTGTTGATGGTGCGGCCGGACTACACCATCTACGACGAGGTCAGGAAGACCGAGGACTTCTCGGTGTTCGGGGATATGCGCCTCGCGGGCGTCGGGATGATCGGCGTGGTCCACGCCACGCGAGCGATCGACGCGCTCGGGCGGCTGGTGGGCCGGGTCGAGCTCGGGATGATCCCCCAGGTCGTCGATACCGTGGTGTACGTCGAGGCGGGCGAGATCGATACGGTCTACGACGTTCGAACCGAGGTCAAGGTCCCCGAGGGACTCACCGAGGAGGACCTCGCGCGGCCGGTGATCCAGGTTCGAGACTTCGAGACCCAGCGGCCGGAGTACGAAATTTATAGTTTCAATCGCCAGGTCGTCACCGTTCCGGTGGGCGACGCCGACGAGGAGGACAGCGGCGTGGATCGGATCGCGAAACAGGAGATCGAGCGCGAGATCCGGTCGGTCGCACACGGCAACTGCGAGGTCGACCTGAAAAGCGCGAACACCGCAGTCGTCTACGTCGAGGAGGCCGACATCTCGACGGTGATCGGCAAGGGCGGCGGGCGGATCACCGATATCGAGAACCGACTCGGGATCAGCATCGACGTGCGGACGTTCGACGAGCGACCGGGCGGTCGGGGCCGATCGGGAAACGCGAATAGCGGTGGTGGCGGCAGCCACGGCGGGAGCGGCGGTGGCGGAGCGAGCGGCGCGGGCGATATCGTCACGCCCGAGATCACCTCGCGACACGTCGTGATCCCGATGGACGGCTACGCTGGCGAGACGGTCGAGATCCAGGCCGACGGCGAGTACCTGTTCACCGCGACCGTCTCACGGGGCGGCGAGGTTCAGGTCTCGCGTGGCAGCGCGATCGCGGAGGAACTCGAAAACGCGATCGACCGCGGCCGGCAGGTCACCGTCGCACCGTCGTAA
- a CDS encoding plastocyanin/azurin family copper-binding protein: MSETDADGPVSRRGFLRTAAGAAAVAGASGTAAAQEGNSSSGGGGGTTTVEVGAGSGTSFGPEEATVAPGGTVVWEWTGEGGAHNVVADDGAFDSGSPEEGSDITFEHTFEETGEFAYHCAPHEAVGMVGTIVVQEGGASSGGGESSGPAVPNSAKTLGVATMSFMLSTLGLAYVFMKYGGDYDNALEE; the protein is encoded by the coding sequence ATGAGCGAAACCGACGCCGACGGACCAGTGAGCCGCCGGGGGTTCCTCCGGACGGCAGCGGGGGCGGCGGCCGTCGCGGGTGCGAGCGGCACGGCGGCGGCACAGGAAGGCAACAGTTCGAGCGGGGGTGGTGGCGGTACGACGACAGTGGAGGTCGGTGCGGGATCGGGGACCTCTTTCGGACCCGAGGAAGCCACCGTCGCGCCCGGCGGCACCGTCGTCTGGGAGTGGACCGGCGAGGGCGGCGCACACAACGTCGTCGCCGACGACGGGGCGTTCGACAGCGGGAGCCCGGAGGAAGGGAGCGACATCACGTTCGAACACACCTTCGAGGAGACCGGCGAGTTCGCCTATCACTGTGCACCCCACGAGGCCGTCGGGATGGTCGGGACGATCGTCGTTCAGGAGGGCGGCGCGAGCAGCGGGGGCGGGGAGTCCTCGGGGCCCGCGGTTCCGAACAGCGCGAAGACCCTCGGCGTCGCCACGATGAGTTTTATGCTCTCGACGCTCGGCCTCGCCTACGTCTTCATGAAGTATGGCGGAGACTACGACAACGCACTCGAAGAGTAG
- a CDS encoding metal-dependent transcriptional regulator, translating to MNTAEQYLKAIYLVQQVENGPAATGRLADTLDVSPASANEMIGKLESRGLADHEKYKGVTLTDEGIERARDSLQTYCIIERFLVEVLDVEEFRAEASQLESVIDETVAERLDTIIDREPQCPDCFAPDEDVCALLDAEPGAAD from the coding sequence ATGAACACGGCCGAGCAGTACCTGAAAGCGATCTATCTCGTCCAGCAGGTCGAGAACGGCCCGGCAGCGACCGGGAGGCTCGCCGATACTCTCGACGTGAGCCCCGCGAGCGCCAACGAGATGATCGGGAAGCTCGAATCTCGCGGGCTCGCCGACCACGAGAAGTACAAGGGCGTCACGCTGACCGACGAAGGGATCGAGCGCGCGCGTGATTCCCTCCAGACGTACTGCATCATCGAGCGGTTCCTCGTGGAGGTGCTCGACGTCGAGGAGTTCCGCGCCGAGGCGAGCCAGCTCGAAAGCGTGATCGACGAAACGGTGGCCGAGCGCCTCGACACCATCATCGACCGCGAACCCCAGTGTCCCGACTGCTTCGCCCCCGACGAGGACGTTTGTGCGCTGCTCGACGCCGAGCCCGGCGCGGCGGACTAG
- the sufD gene encoding Fe-S cluster assembly protein SufD: MSTQVHANLTEEQVRQISEGLDEPEWLLETRLDALDTLEELEMPDVIRTPGRNWTNLYDLDFEGFVDPLTAAEEKDQVGPSEVEVMSIAEALDEREELVREHFGSVVDPEDNYLTALSTALFSTGTVVYVPEGVDAEDVTVRTRMNSQSLFNYTLVVTEQSSSVTILERQTTGEDVDGERYYSGIVEIDAGENSNVQYGSLQNVDEETYTYTLKRGHADSHATINWIEGNVGSRLTKSSVETRLLGEGSESQIVGAFFGHNDQHFDVAARVWHEAEHTTADLVTRGVLDDDARSVYEGVQDVGSNAWDTSSYQRENTLMLSDESEADASPKLIINNHDTEASHSATVGQVDQQDLFYMTSRGVSPRMARNMLVEGFFVPVLEEIAVEEFRDDLDDLVAERLRE; this comes from the coding sequence ATGAGTACACAGGTACACGCAAACCTCACGGAGGAGCAGGTCAGGCAGATTTCCGAGGGACTCGACGAACCCGAGTGGCTGCTGGAGACACGTCTCGACGCGCTCGACACGCTCGAAGAGCTGGAAATGCCCGACGTCATCCGGACGCCGGGACGCAACTGGACCAACCTCTACGATCTCGACTTCGAGGGGTTCGTCGATCCCCTCACTGCGGCCGAGGAGAAGGACCAGGTCGGGCCCAGCGAGGTCGAGGTCATGTCGATCGCCGAAGCGCTCGACGAGCGCGAGGAGCTCGTTCGGGAGCATTTCGGCTCGGTCGTCGATCCCGAAGACAACTACCTCACCGCGCTCTCGACCGCACTCTTCAGCACTGGAACCGTGGTCTACGTCCCCGAAGGCGTCGATGCCGAGGACGTCACCGTTCGCACGCGGATGAACTCCCAGTCGCTGTTCAACTACACCCTCGTCGTCACCGAGCAATCGAGTTCGGTGACCATTCTGGAGCGTCAGACGACGGGCGAGGACGTCGACGGCGAGCGATACTACTCCGGGATCGTCGAGATCGACGCCGGCGAGAACTCGAACGTCCAGTACGGCTCGCTCCAGAACGTCGACGAGGAGACGTACACCTACACCCTCAAGCGCGGTCACGCCGACAGCCACGCCACGATCAACTGGATCGAAGGGAACGTCGGCTCGCGACTCACCAAGTCCTCGGTCGAGACCCGACTTCTGGGCGAGGGCTCGGAGTCCCAGATCGTCGGCGCGTTCTTCGGTCACAACGACCAGCACTTCGACGTCGCCGCGCGGGTCTGGCACGAGGCCGAACACACGACCGCCGACCTCGTGACCCGTGGCGTGCTCGACGACGACGCCCGGTCGGTCTACGAGGGCGTTCAAGACGTCGGCTCGAACGCGTGGGATACGTCTTCGTACCAGCGCGAGAACACCCTGATGCTGAGCGACGAGAGCGAGGCCGACGCCTCGCCGAAGCTCATCATCAACAACCACGACACCGAGGCGAGCCACTCCGCCACCGTGGGACAGGTCGACCAGCAGGACCTGTTCTACATGACCTCGCGCGGGGTGTCGCCACGCATGGCACGGAACATGCTCGTCGAGGGCTTCTTCGTGCCGGTGCTCGAAGAGATCGCCGTCGAGGAGTTCCGCGACGACCTCGATGACCTCGTGGCCGAGCGGCTGCGGGAGTAA
- the sufB gene encoding Fe-S cluster assembly protein SufB: MSSDQDHLRETDSEARFEFKKEESSAFRAEKGDLDEETIRLISEDKDEPEWMLERRLRALQQFHAMPMPTDWPGQPDLSEVDIGEIVPYIRPDIDARGGVDDWTDLPDEIQDTFDKLGIPEAEKNALSGVGAQYESEIVYQNMQERWEEKGVVFCDMDKAVQEHEEIVKEHFMTNCVPASDNKFAALHGAIWSGGSFVYVPEDVTVEMPIQAYFRMNSEGMGQFEHTLIIAEENSEVHYIEGCSAPQYSEFNLHSGGVEVFVGENAHVQYSTVQNWSKNTYNLNTKRAICEREGTMEWISGSMGSKATMLYPSTILKGRGATDNHITIAFAGEGQNIDTGAKVYHNAPDTKSTIESKSISKDGGRTNYRGLVHISDGAENSSTSVECDALMFDNESTSDTMPYMEIEESKVDVAHEATVGKIGDEDVFYLQSRGLDDDDAKQMIVAGFIEPITEELPIEYAVELNRLIELEMEGSLG; encoded by the coding sequence ATGAGTTCCGACCAAGACCACCTGCGCGAGACCGACTCGGAAGCGCGCTTCGAGTTCAAAAAAGAGGAGAGTTCGGCGTTCCGCGCCGAAAAGGGCGATCTCGACGAGGAGACGATCCGCCTGATCTCCGAAGACAAGGACGAGCCCGAGTGGATGCTGGAGCGCCGCCTGCGCGCGCTCCAGCAGTTCCACGCGATGCCGATGCCGACCGACTGGCCGGGCCAGCCCGACCTCTCGGAGGTCGACATCGGCGAGATCGTCCCGTACATCCGTCCCGACATCGACGCCCGCGGCGGTGTCGACGACTGGACCGACCTCCCTGACGAGATCCAGGACACCTTCGACAAGCTCGGCATCCCCGAAGCCGAGAAGAACGCGCTCTCGGGCGTCGGCGCACAGTACGAGTCCGAGATCGTCTACCAGAACATGCAGGAGCGCTGGGAGGAGAAGGGCGTCGTCTTCTGTGACATGGACAAGGCAGTCCAAGAGCACGAGGAGATCGTCAAAGAGCACTTCATGACGAACTGCGTGCCCGCCAGCGACAACAAGTTCGCGGCGCTCCACGGCGCGATCTGGTCGGGCGGCTCGTTCGTCTACGTCCCCGAGGACGTCACGGTCGAGATGCCGATCCAGGCGTACTTCCGGATGAATTCGGAGGGGATGGGCCAGTTCGAGCACACCCTCATCATCGCCGAGGAGAACTCGGAAGTCCACTACATCGAGGGCTGTTCGGCCCCGCAGTACAGCGAGTTCAACCTCCATTCGGGTGGCGTTGAGGTGTTCGTCGGCGAGAACGCCCACGTCCAGTATTCGACCGTGCAGAACTGGTCGAAGAACACCTACAACCTCAACACCAAGCGCGCGATCTGCGAGCGCGAGGGCACGATGGAGTGGATCTCGGGATCGATGGGCTCGAAGGCCACGATGCTCTACCCCTCGACCATTCTCAAGGGCCGCGGCGCGACGGACAACCACATCACGATCGCCTTTGCGGGCGAGGGCCAGAACATCGACACCGGCGCGAAGGTCTACCACAACGCGCCCGACACCAAGTCCACGATCGAATCCAAGAGTATCAGCAAGGACGGCGGCCGCACGAACTACCGTGGCCTCGTCCACATCTCCGACGGCGCAGAGAACTCCTCCACGAGCGTGGAGTGCGACGCGCTGATGTTCGACAACGAGAGCACGTCGGACACGATGCCGTACATGGAGATCGAGGAGTCGAAGGTCGACGTCGCCCACGAGGCTACTGTGGGGAAGATCGGCGACGAGGACGTGTTCTACCTCCAGTCCCGAGGATTGGACGACGACGACGCAAAGCAGATGATCGTTGCCGGGTTCATCGAGCCGATCACCGAAGAACTACCCATCGAGTACGCGGTCGAGCTCAACCGGCTGATCGAACTCGAAATGGAAGGGAGCCTCGGGTAA
- a CDS encoding ABC transporter ATP-binding protein, giving the protein MARLELRDLHAQVAEGGEKILDGVNLEVRSGEIHALMGPNGSGKSTTAKVIAGHPAYEVTDGEVLVHLDEDEFEDIEIPEDMRTVNLLDLEPNERAALGVFLGFQYPAEIEGVTMVNFLRTALNAKLEEREELFEDDEGEEAEADADDEDAGYDTSPMEGDVEEGDVGVAEFQEIMAEKMEQLDMDSQFAQRYLNAGFSGGEKKQNEVLQAAILEPSIAVLDEIDSGLDIDRLQDVSNGINALRDEQGAGILQITHYQRILDYVEPDHVHVMLDGKIAKSGDADLAHKLEDEGYDWVREEAYETA; this is encoded by the coding sequence ATGGCACGCTTAGAGCTACGGGACCTCCACGCACAGGTCGCGGAGGGCGGCGAGAAGATCCTCGACGGGGTCAATCTCGAAGTTCGATCGGGCGAGATCCACGCACTGATGGGACCGAACGGGTCAGGGAAGTCGACGACCGCGAAGGTCATCGCCGGCCACCCTGCCTACGAAGTCACCGACGGCGAAGTGCTCGTCCATCTCGACGAAGACGAGTTCGAGGACATCGAGATCCCCGAGGACATGCGGACGGTGAACCTCCTCGATCTCGAACCCAACGAGCGCGCGGCGCTCGGCGTCTTCCTCGGCTTCCAGTACCCCGCCGAGATCGAGGGCGTCACGATGGTGAACTTCCTTCGGACTGCCCTGAACGCCAAGCTCGAAGAGCGCGAGGAGCTCTTCGAGGACGATGAGGGCGAGGAAGCAGAGGCCGACGCGGACGACGAGGACGCGGGCTACGACACCTCGCCGATGGAAGGCGATGTCGAGGAGGGCGACGTCGGCGTCGCGGAGTTCCAGGAGATCATGGCCGAGAAGATGGAACAGCTCGACATGGACTCCCAGTTCGCCCAGCGCTACCTCAACGCGGGCTTCTCGGGCGGCGAGAAAAAGCAGAACGAGGTGCTCCAGGCCGCAATCTTGGAGCCGTCGATCGCGGTGCTCGACGAGATCGACTCCGGGCTCGACATCGACCGGCTCCAGGACGTCTCGAACGGGATCAACGCGCTCCGCGACGAGCAGGGCGCGGGCATCCTCCAGATCACCCACTACCAGCGGATCCTCGACTACGTCGAGCCAGATCACGTCCACGTGATGCTCGACGGCAAGATCGCCAAAAGCGGCGACGCGGATCTGGCCCACAAGCTCGAGGACGAGGGGTACGACTGGGTCCGCGAGGAAGCCTACGAGACAGCCTGA